In Rubrobacter radiotolerans DSM 5868, a genomic segment contains:
- a CDS encoding ubiquinol-cytochrome c reductase iron-sulfur subunit: MSDERSQNSQTGTAEEPENSVEATGISRGRFLGLGVALGGAAALAACGGAGTEVPEATGGLEEETTAPPGTDAAEDTPGTDAGQPENTGEESGSSASEIVPASEVPVGESYDFRDGGQPAVLVHVSEDEFVAYSAVCTHQGCTVAYDGTQLACPCHGSTFSTSDGAPTNGPATEPLPEIPVSVEGDSVVRA; encoded by the coding sequence TTGTCTGACGAGAGGTCGCAGAACAGTCAAACCGGCACCGCAGAGGAGCCCGAAAACAGCGTGGAGGCGACGGGTATCTCCCGGGGCAGGTTCCTCGGGCTCGGGGTTGCGCTGGGCGGCGCGGCGGCGCTCGCGGCCTGCGGCGGCGCGGGTACAGAGGTCCCGGAGGCGACCGGCGGACTCGAGGAGGAGACGACCGCGCCCCCGGGCACCGATGCGGCGGAGGACACCCCCGGCACCGACGCGGGACAGCCCGAGAACACCGGCGAGGAGTCGGGCTCCTCTGCAAGCGAGATCGTCCCCGCCTCCGAGGTCCCGGTCGGGGAGTCCTACGACTTCCGAGACGGCGGCCAGCCGGCCGTCCTAGTCCACGTGAGCGAGGACGAGTTCGTCGCCTACTCGGCGGTCTGCACGCATCAGGGCTGCACCGTCGCCTACGACGGCACGCAGCTTGCCTGCCCGTGCCACGGCTCTACCTTCAGCACCTCCGACGGCGCGCCGACAAACGGCCCGGCGACCGAGCCACTGCCCGAGATCCCGGTCTCCGTCGAGGGCGACTCCGTGGTCCGCGCCTGA
- a CDS encoding TQO small subunit DoxD, with protein sequence MVWVRVILGAVWVNGGLEKLLNPDFPQQFAQSLQAGGFVSGAPAFFQEFMAVYVVPNALLVGQLVRFGELLMGLALIVGLLTNLAAVGSIVLSLAVMLSQGGVRFGTGLGAPEFLNINLLMALLSLVVLLSAAAKAHSFDEGLAGRRPALTALLLNRRSGYARTTTRNVRRRSYG encoded by the coding sequence ATGGTCTGGGTGCGGGTGATCTTGGGAGCCGTCTGGGTCAACGGCGGGCTGGAGAAGCTCCTGAACCCGGACTTCCCGCAGCAGTTCGCGCAGAGCCTTCAGGCCGGCGGCTTCGTCTCCGGGGCTCCGGCGTTCTTTCAGGAGTTCATGGCGGTCTACGTCGTGCCGAACGCGCTGCTTGTCGGGCAGTTAGTACGCTTCGGAGAGCTTCTCATGGGGCTGGCCCTGATCGTCGGCCTCCTGACGAACCTCGCGGCCGTCGGGAGCATCGTCCTGAGCCTCGCGGTCATGCTCTCTCAGGGCGGGGTCCGCTTCGGGACGGGCCTCGGCGCGCCGGAGTTCCTGAACATAAACCTGCTCATGGCCCTGCTCTCGCTCGTCGTGCTCCTGAGCGCGGCGGCGAAGGCCCACTCCTTTGACGAGGGCCTCGCCGGAAGACGTCCCGCGCTCACGGCGCTCCTCCTCAACCGGCGCTCGGGGTACGCTCGCACCACTACCCGCAACGTCCGGCGCAGAAGCTACGGCTGA
- a CDS encoding GNAT family N-acetyltransferase: MLSGEKVTLRPVTDYDLERFLEFSTDVEVELAGGGEPPGPKTLEQIRTLFTGEKDGLGNSKVNFSIVADGECIGNCGLFEINEVNRTCELGILIGDRGYWGKGYGRDAVRLLLDYAFRLRNFRRVWLEVHSLNERAIRCYKACGFVEEGRLREHAWLAGRYVDHVVMGVLRSEWEGTPPQP; the protein is encoded by the coding sequence ATGCTGAGCGGCGAGAAGGTTACGCTCCGGCCCGTAACGGACTACGACCTTGAGCGGTTCCTTGAGTTCTCCACTGACGTCGAGGTCGAGCTCGCCGGGGGCGGAGAGCCGCCGGGACCGAAGACGCTGGAGCAGATCCGCACGCTCTTTACGGGCGAGAAGGACGGTCTCGGCAACTCGAAGGTCAACTTCTCGATAGTCGCCGACGGCGAGTGCATCGGCAACTGCGGGCTCTTCGAGATAAACGAGGTCAACCGCACCTGCGAGCTCGGGATCCTGATCGGCGACCGCGGCTACTGGGGGAAGGGCTACGGCCGGGACGCGGTCAGGCTCCTTCTCGACTACGCCTTCCGCCTGAGAAACTTCCGCCGGGTCTGGCTCGAGGTCCACTCGCTAAACGAGCGGGCGATCCGCTGCTACAAAGCCTGCGGCTTCGTCGAGGAGGGCCGCCTCAGGGAGCACGCCTGGCTCGCCGGACGCTACGTGGATCACGTGGTCATGGGCGTCCTTCGCAGCGAGTGGGAGGGGACCCCGCCTCAGCCGTAG
- the lysA gene encoding diaminopimelate decarboxylase, whose product MEDFHREGEALYCEGVPLGEIAAAVGTPTYVYSHAALERAYMDLVDAFAGLDFMVCFAVKANSNLAVLRSLAAMGAGADIVSGGELYRAVRAGFDPKKIVFAGVGKTESEIVAGLGERILLFNVESASELECIERLASIHGKKARVALRVNPGVETGTHEHISTGHENSKFGVPVEEALQLAERIESYRCVELIGVHQHIGSQISKLAPHVEAIEKSAELVKELKGRGHDIRYFNIGGGLGVPYRGDETLPSPLEFVDAIRPTLKETQAKIICEMGRYIAARAGVLLTKVVYRKRTGEKSYVVSDAGMNDLLRPSLYGAYHEVVPVNGSTGSVAGADLVGPVCESGDFLARERDLPDAGEGEVLAVLDSGAYGFTMASNYNSRPRPAEVMVRGGRWAVVREREHYADLVKGEIVPAFL is encoded by the coding sequence ATGGAGGATTTTCACCGCGAGGGTGAGGCGCTCTACTGCGAGGGGGTCCCGCTCGGGGAGATCGCGGCCGCGGTCGGGACCCCGACCTACGTCTACAGCCACGCGGCGCTCGAACGGGCCTACATGGACCTTGTCGACGCTTTCGCGGGGCTCGACTTCATGGTTTGCTTTGCGGTCAAGGCGAACAGCAACCTCGCGGTGTTGCGCTCGCTCGCGGCGATGGGCGCGGGGGCGGACATCGTCTCGGGCGGGGAGCTCTACCGGGCGGTCAGGGCCGGCTTCGACCCGAAGAAGATCGTCTTTGCCGGGGTCGGCAAGACGGAGAGCGAGATCGTCGCCGGGCTCGGGGAGCGCATCCTGCTCTTCAACGTGGAGTCGGCCTCCGAGCTTGAGTGCATCGAACGCCTCGCGAGCATCCACGGCAAGAAGGCGCGGGTCGCGCTGCGGGTGAACCCCGGGGTGGAGACGGGGACGCACGAGCACATCTCGACCGGCCACGAGAACAGCAAGTTCGGGGTCCCGGTCGAGGAGGCGCTCCAGCTCGCCGAACGGATAGAGAGCTACCGGTGCGTCGAGCTTATCGGGGTGCACCAGCACATAGGCTCCCAGATCTCCAAGCTCGCGCCGCACGTCGAGGCGATAGAGAAGAGCGCGGAGCTCGTGAAGGAGCTCAAGGGCCGGGGCCACGACATCCGGTACTTCAACATCGGCGGCGGCCTCGGCGTGCCGTACCGGGGCGACGAGACGCTCCCCTCGCCTCTTGAGTTCGTGGACGCGATCCGCCCGACGCTCAAGGAGACGCAGGCGAAGATCATCTGCGAGATGGGCCGCTACATCGCCGCTCGCGCCGGGGTCCTTCTTACGAAGGTCGTCTACCGTAAGCGGACGGGAGAGAAGAGCTACGTCGTCTCGGACGCGGGGATGAACGACCTTCTCAGGCCCTCGCTCTACGGGGCGTACCACGAGGTCGTCCCGGTGAACGGCTCCACCGGCTCGGTGGCGGGGGCGGACCTTGTCGGGCCGGTCTGCGAGAGCGGGGACTTTCTAGCCCGTGAGCGCGACCTCCCGGACGCCGGGGAGGGCGAGGTGCTCGCGGTGCTGGACTCCGGGGCCTACGGCTTCACGATGGCCTCGAACTACAACTCCCGCCCGAGGCCCGCCGAGGTGATGGTCCGGGGCGGCAGGTGGGCCGTCGTGCGCGAAAGGGAGCACTACGCCGACCTAGTGAAGGGCGAGATCGTCCCGGCCTTTCTCTAG
- the dapC gene encoding succinyldiaminopimelate transaminase: protein MRKSDATLTLNPVLEEQGAYPLLKLDERREELKAKGATLFDFGAGDPREPTDPKIRQALIDGVPTVSQYPSAAGKPELRAAFSSWAERRHGATLDPATEVVPATGSKEAIFHAPFAFIHHSHERRGVAYGTPGYPVYERGTLFAGGEALPVKLTERNGFLLRPEDVDPERTRIVWINYPHNPTGATAPLDYLEEMAAFCREHDILLFSDECYNEVYDETSEPPPSILEVTKTRTLAFCSLSKRSGMTGYRSAMMAGDAELVAAMKKLRPSVGVAPPAFVQDAATAAWSDDAHVRERNRIFSEKRRIFTGFFREAGIRFLETDASFYLWAEVPQAFGGDDEVYALRLMDEGIVVAPGRSFGAGGEGYFRVALVPTPEGCREAVQRWRRVTG, encoded by the coding sequence GTGAGAAAATCCGACGCGACCCTCACCCTCAACCCCGTCCTCGAAGAGCAGGGGGCCTACCCGCTCCTCAAGCTCGACGAACGCCGCGAGGAGCTGAAGGCGAAGGGCGCAACGCTCTTCGACTTCGGCGCGGGAGACCCGCGCGAGCCGACCGACCCGAAGATCCGCCAGGCCCTCATAGACGGTGTCCCGACCGTGAGCCAGTACCCCTCGGCCGCCGGGAAGCCCGAGCTTCGCGCGGCCTTCTCCAGTTGGGCCGAACGGAGACACGGCGCGACGCTCGACCCGGCGACGGAGGTCGTTCCGGCGACGGGCTCGAAGGAGGCGATCTTCCACGCCCCCTTCGCGTTCATTCACCATTCCCACGAGCGTCGCGGCGTCGCCTACGGGACCCCGGGCTACCCGGTCTACGAGCGCGGGACGCTCTTCGCGGGCGGCGAGGCGCTGCCGGTGAAGCTCACGGAGCGGAACGGCTTTCTCCTGCGGCCCGAGGACGTGGACCCGGAGCGGACGCGCATCGTGTGGATCAACTACCCCCACAACCCGACCGGGGCGACGGCCCCGCTCGACTACCTGGAGGAGATGGCGGCCTTCTGCCGCGAGCACGACATCCTCCTCTTCTCCGACGAGTGCTACAACGAGGTCTACGACGAGACCTCCGAGCCTCCGCCCTCGATCCTCGAAGTCACAAAGACAAGGACGCTCGCGTTCTGCTCGCTCTCGAAGCGGAGCGGCATGACGGGCTACCGCTCGGCGATGATGGCCGGGGATGCGGAGCTTGTCGCGGCGATGAAGAAGCTCCGGCCCTCCGTCGGGGTCGCGCCGCCCGCCTTCGTTCAGGACGCCGCGACCGCCGCGTGGTCCGACGACGCGCACGTCCGGGAGCGTAACCGCATCTTCTCCGAGAAACGCCGCATCTTCACGGGCTTTTTCCGCGAGGCGGGCATCCGGTTCCTCGAAACCGACGCGAGCTTCTACCTCTGGGCCGAGGTGCCGCAGGCGTTCGGCGGGGACGACGAGGTCTACGCGCTCAGGCTGATGGATGAGGGCATCGTCGTTGCGCCGGGGAGGTCTTTCGGGGCCGGCGGCGAGGGGTACTTCCGGGTCGCGCTCGTCCCGACGCCCGAGGGTTGCCGGGAGGCCGTCCAGCGGTGGAGGAGAGTCACCGGCTAG
- a CDS encoding 2,3,4,5-tetrahydropyridine-2,6-dicarboxylate N-succinyltransferase has product MQDLKSRVEAAFDNRSLLEDEEHSRAVFDTVEELDKGRLRVAEKRDGEWTSNAWVMKAINLYFGLAKMETIQAGPFEYHDKIPTKKGLAEAGVRVVPPGTVRYGAHVEAGVVVMPGYVNIGAYVASGTMVDTWATVGSGAQIGRDVHLAGGVGIGGVLEPPGATPVVVEDGAFIGSRAIVVEGVRVEREAVVGANVVLTSSTQIIDVTGEEEVVHRGVVPARSVVVAGTRSRRFPAGEYQLQTALIIGQRKESTDQKTSLNEALRDFGVSV; this is encoded by the coding sequence ATGCAAGACCTGAAGAGCCGCGTCGAGGCCGCGTTCGACAACCGGAGCCTGCTCGAAGACGAGGAGCACTCCCGGGCCGTCTTCGACACGGTCGAGGAGCTCGACAAGGGACGATTGCGCGTCGCCGAGAAGCGCGACGGTGAGTGGACCTCGAACGCGTGGGTGATGAAGGCCATAAACCTCTACTTCGGGCTGGCTAAGATGGAGACAATACAGGCCGGACCTTTCGAGTACCACGACAAGATCCCCACCAAGAAAGGTCTCGCCGAGGCGGGCGTGCGCGTCGTGCCGCCGGGGACGGTCCGCTACGGGGCGCACGTCGAGGCGGGCGTGGTCGTGATGCCGGGCTACGTGAATATCGGGGCCTACGTCGCGAGCGGGACGATGGTGGACACCTGGGCCACGGTCGGCTCGGGGGCGCAGATCGGCCGGGACGTTCACCTCGCCGGGGGCGTCGGCATCGGCGGCGTCCTCGAGCCGCCCGGCGCTACTCCGGTCGTTGTGGAGGACGGGGCGTTTATCGGGTCGAGGGCGATCGTCGTCGAGGGCGTGCGCGTCGAGCGGGAGGCGGTCGTCGGGGCGAACGTGGTCCTCACCTCGTCAACGCAGATAATAGACGTGACCGGCGAAGAGGAGGTCGTCCACCGGGGCGTCGTCCCGGCCCGCTCGGTCGTTGTCGCAGGCACCCGCAGCCGCCGGTTCCCGGCCGGGGAGTACCAGCTTCAGACGGCCCTTATAATCGGCCAGCGCAAGGAGTCAACCGACCAGAAGACCTCGCTAAACGAGGCCCTGCGGGACTTCGGGGTGAGCGTTTGA
- the dapE gene encoding succinyl-diaminopimelate desuccinylase: protein MSEAPGAAEKRLVGDLLWLLERKSPTGSEGPLCDDLEARLAALPGFESVRAGNNLALRRARPDGSRPKVVFAGHLDTVPEPKEPLPVRAEGGLVYGRGSSDMKAGDAVMLSLLENFDWDGSWAEPVFVFYEREEGPHLENGLEVVFSEMPWVLDADLAIVPEPTEGVVEAGCVGTAQVEVTFRGKAAHSARPWLGLNAATLAGVFLSELHEREPEEVVVDGLSFYEVASVTMVRGGTAKNVVPDSLWANVNLRFAPGRGRDHVESVFRGLLSGLPADAAEFEVTDFAPSGPVDLSHPLVKKLLESGLEVRPKQAWTDVARFAERGVAAVNLGPGTPAQAHGDTEHARVDLLVECHARLADFLSG, encoded by the coding sequence TTGAGCGAAGCGCCGGGCGCCGCGGAGAAGCGGCTCGTCGGGGACCTTCTCTGGCTTCTCGAACGCAAGAGCCCGACCGGTTCGGAGGGGCCGCTCTGCGACGACCTCGAAGCCCGGCTCGCAGCCTTGCCGGGCTTCGAGTCGGTGCGCGCGGGGAACAACCTCGCGCTGCGGCGCGCGCGTCCGGACGGCTCAAGGCCGAAGGTCGTCTTTGCCGGACACCTCGACACCGTCCCGGAGCCGAAGGAACCGCTCCCGGTGCGCGCGGAGGGGGGGCTCGTCTACGGGCGCGGCTCGTCGGACATGAAGGCCGGAGATGCGGTGATGCTCTCGCTGCTGGAGAACTTCGACTGGGACGGAAGCTGGGCGGAGCCGGTCTTTGTCTTCTACGAGCGCGAGGAGGGACCGCATCTGGAGAATGGCCTTGAGGTCGTGTTCTCCGAAATGCCGTGGGTGCTTGATGCGGATCTCGCGATCGTCCCGGAGCCGACCGAAGGCGTTGTCGAGGCCGGGTGCGTGGGGACGGCGCAGGTCGAGGTTACGTTCCGGGGGAAGGCGGCCCACTCGGCGCGGCCCTGGCTCGGGCTGAACGCCGCGACGCTCGCGGGCGTCTTCCTCTCGGAGCTGCACGAGCGCGAGCCGGAAGAGGTCGTTGTGGACGGGCTTTCGTTCTACGAGGTCGCCTCGGTTACGATGGTGCGCGGCGGGACGGCAAAGAACGTCGTGCCGGACTCGCTCTGGGCGAACGTGAACCTGCGCTTCGCTCCGGGTCGCGGCCGGGATCACGTCGAGAGCGTCTTCCGGGGGCTTCTCTCGGGACTTCCGGCGGACGCAGCGGAGTTTGAGGTAACGGACTTCGCCCCGAGCGGGCCGGTGGACCTCTCGCACCCTCTTGTAAAGAAGCTGCTCGAAAGCGGGCTGGAGGTCCGGCCCAAGCAGGCCTGGACGGACGTTGCGCGCTTTGCGGAACGGGGCGTTGCGGCGGTCAACCTCGGCCCCGGGACCCCGGCTCAGGCGCACGGGGACACCGAGCACGCCCGGGTGGACCTTCTCGTGGAGTGCCACGCGAGGCTTGCGGACTTCCTCTCCGGCTAG
- a CDS encoding ABC transporter substrate-binding protein produces MVLSGGRRPSLASGRMGVGISRRRFLSLGASAAAGVALLGAGCGGEGGSSGGPTRLVFSLFPDPTGSVQRLIDRFNADHEGEIEVTFREMPADSGQHFDQLRTELQTGQSEIDVIGGDVIWPAQLAAAGWIVDLSDRFPESEREAFLEAPIEANTYEGAIFGVPWYTDAGLLYYRRDLLEEAGFSEPPRTYDELKEMASEVVDRSGTRYGFVFQGADYEGGVVNALEYIWNSGGDVLDGDRVVIDSPEAVRGLSTERSMITDGVSPRGVSQYKEQESVSLFLRGDAVFMRNVPRMYALASDPSESRIDPEQIGVAELPVADASLDSTSSTGGWNMFINASTEDPDAAWEFVSYMTAPEQQKFRAIEGSVLPTRAALYEDEEVREGLPIARLGEAAIRSSRPRPISPYYSDMSLAMADAFVRSLNGEVSPEETLRNLRGELQGIVDQG; encoded by the coding sequence TTGGTTCTTTCGGGTGGCAGGCGACCGTCTCTTGCGAGCGGTCGTATGGGCGTAGGCATCAGCAGGAGAAGGTTTCTGAGTCTCGGAGCCTCGGCCGCGGCGGGGGTGGCGCTCCTCGGGGCGGGGTGCGGCGGCGAGGGTGGTAGCTCCGGCGGGCCGACGCGGCTCGTGTTCTCGCTCTTTCCGGACCCGACGGGCTCGGTGCAGAGGCTTATAGACCGCTTCAACGCCGATCACGAGGGGGAGATAGAGGTCACCTTCCGGGAGATGCCGGCGGACTCCGGGCAGCACTTCGACCAGCTCCGGACCGAGCTACAGACCGGTCAGTCGGAGATAGACGTTATAGGGGGCGACGTTATCTGGCCCGCGCAGCTCGCGGCCGCCGGGTGGATCGTCGACCTCTCCGACCGCTTCCCCGAGTCCGAGCGCGAGGCGTTCCTCGAAGCCCCGATCGAGGCGAACACCTACGAGGGGGCGATCTTCGGCGTCCCGTGGTACACCGACGCGGGGCTCCTGTACTACCGGCGCGACCTGCTTGAAGAGGCCGGTTTCTCCGAACCTCCCCGGACCTACGACGAGCTAAAGGAGATGGCTTCCGAGGTCGTGGACCGCTCCGGGACACGCTACGGCTTCGTCTTTCAGGGGGCGGACTATGAGGGCGGCGTGGTGAACGCCCTGGAGTACATCTGGAACTCCGGCGGGGACGTGCTCGACGGAGACAGGGTGGTTATAGACAGCCCGGAGGCGGTCCGGGGCCTCTCCACCGAGCGCTCGATGATAACGGACGGCGTCTCCCCGAGGGGAGTGAGCCAGTATAAGGAGCAGGAGTCCGTTAGCCTCTTTCTGCGCGGGGACGCGGTCTTTATGAGGAACGTCCCGAGGATGTACGCCCTCGCCTCCGACCCGAGCGAGTCGCGAATAGACCCGGAGCAGATCGGGGTCGCGGAGCTTCCCGTAGCGGACGCTTCTCTGGACTCGACAAGCTCGACGGGCGGCTGGAACATGTTCATCAACGCCTCGACGGAGGACCCCGATGCCGCCTGGGAGTTCGTGAGCTACATGACCGCTCCCGAGCAGCAGAAGTTCCGCGCCATCGAGGGCTCGGTCCTCCCGACGCGCGCGGCGCTCTATGAAGATGAGGAGGTCCGGGAGGGACTCCCGATAGCTCGACTCGGGGAGGCGGCGATCCGCTCCTCGCGGCCGCGGCCGATCTCCCCCTACTACTCGGATATGTCGCTCGCCATGGCCGACGCCTTTGTCCGCTCCCTGAACGGAGAGGTCTCTCCCGAGGAGACCCTCCGGAACCTGCGCGGCGAGCTTCAGGGGATCGTGGACCAGGGGTAA
- a CDS encoding ABC transporter ATP-binding protein produces the protein MSEDGATREKAGAPERDEAVIRGKGIVRTFGSQTVIDGVDFEVREGEIFGLIGPSGSGKSTLMRMLTGYLKPSGGEVRVFGRDPFAFDATDRRLMSFMPQSFVLDGGLSVRQNMNFVAGLYGLRFGRRRKRVREALEFVELWEHRRKSAQNLSGGMQRRLQLAAAILHEPKLVFVDEPTANLDPILRRKFWEEFRLLAEMGRTLFVTTQYVGEAELCDRVALLHDGKLVAVGPPEELRRRAFGGETIELTLGEDPGMLGEHLPALERIGRVVEVREEPGQEGTSRLRLVVENSDRALPKVFEALRDAEVRSADLIYPSFDEVFFRLIHGSRSPGF, from the coding sequence GTGAGCGAGGACGGCGCGACCCGGGAGAAGGCTGGGGCTCCGGAGCGGGACGAGGCCGTGATCCGGGGCAAGGGCATCGTCCGGACGTTCGGGAGCCAGACGGTAATAGACGGCGTGGACTTCGAGGTCCGGGAGGGGGAGATCTTCGGCCTGATCGGCCCCTCCGGCTCCGGGAAGAGCACGCTCATGCGGATGCTCACCGGGTACCTGAAGCCGAGCGGTGGAGAGGTCCGGGTCTTCGGGCGCGACCCGTTCGCCTTTGATGCAACGGACCGGCGGCTGATGAGCTTTATGCCTCAGAGCTTCGTGCTCGACGGAGGGCTCTCGGTCCGGCAGAACATGAACTTCGTAGCGGGTCTCTACGGACTGCGATTCGGACGCCGCAGAAAGCGCGTGCGCGAGGCGCTTGAGTTCGTGGAGCTCTGGGAGCACCGTCGGAAGTCCGCCCAGAACCTCTCCGGCGGGATGCAGCGGCGGCTTCAGCTCGCGGCGGCGATCCTACACGAGCCGAAGCTCGTCTTTGTTGACGAGCCGACCGCGAACCTGGACCCGATCCTCCGCAGAAAGTTCTGGGAGGAGTTCCGGCTGCTTGCGGAGATGGGCCGGACGCTCTTCGTTACGACGCAGTACGTCGGGGAGGCCGAGCTGTGCGACCGGGTCGCGCTGCTCCACGACGGGAAGCTCGTCGCCGTCGGACCTCCCGAGGAGCTGCGACGAAGGGCCTTCGGCGGCGAGACGATCGAGCTAACTCTCGGGGAAGACCCCGGCATGCTCGGTGAGCACCTCCCGGCGCTAGAGAGGATCGGACGCGTCGTCGAGGTGCGGGAGGAGCCCGGCCAGGAGGGGACGAGCCGCCTGAGGCTCGTTGTCGAGAACTCCGACCGGGCGCTCCCAAAGGTCTTCGAGGCCCTGCGCGATGCCGAGGTGCGCTCTGCGGACCTGATCTACCCCTCCTTCGACGAGGTGTTCTTCCGCCTGATCCACGGCTCCCGCTCGCCCGGCTTCTAG
- a CDS encoding ABC transporter permease: MNLLLRVRAVAAKEFWALIKQPQLLILLLAGPVLIMVVFALSFNVSGALPRAVVVVEEGSEGEEIFEQYRDRFTVRTEFQGVLRDVEEANAMLNNNETDAVIIIPSEPSAAVSEGRQATLRVNYNNINPIFGTTVPNRANGLVLDLNRDIVREGVVQELQTIRPTQERVAELSEQIDQVNATAEDLTSEEAQQTTEDLDRALGNLQTTLEVIQVVDSDNERLEESLEETRRARELLAEVRDAQEDGAEALQERAGTAELQAALDSISAEAAALPQDVPARVLVSPLRLQVDNLSPFEPDAAGFYAPSVLGLLVQHIALSLASLAIVRERRSGAYEFFEVSPLGAGELLAGKFVTYLALVVVVNLAVAGVLASALDVPLRGGVPMLAAVMALLSATSIALGFALSVVSRSMLQAIQVAMLAFIAGGFFSGFLFPLEELGQPASTLSYLLPATYGIRAFQDVMIRGSWPNTVDIVGLVVIFVVSLAFARVLMRRGKGNG, from the coding sequence ATGAACCTTCTCCTGCGGGTACGGGCCGTTGCGGCAAAAGAGTTCTGGGCGCTGATCAAGCAACCGCAACTCCTTATCCTGCTCCTCGCCGGTCCGGTACTGATAATGGTCGTCTTCGCCCTCAGCTTCAACGTCTCCGGGGCCCTGCCGCGCGCCGTCGTGGTCGTCGAGGAGGGGAGCGAGGGAGAGGAGATCTTCGAGCAGTACCGCGACCGCTTTACCGTCCGCACCGAGTTCCAGGGCGTCCTACGCGACGTCGAGGAAGCCAACGCAATGCTGAATAACAACGAAACGGACGCCGTGATAATCATCCCCTCGGAGCCGTCTGCGGCGGTTTCGGAGGGACGGCAGGCGACCTTGCGGGTGAACTACAACAACATAAACCCGATCTTCGGCACGACGGTCCCGAACCGGGCGAACGGGCTCGTGCTCGACCTGAACCGGGACATCGTGCGTGAGGGAGTGGTGCAGGAGCTACAGACGATCCGCCCGACGCAGGAGCGCGTTGCGGAGCTGAGCGAGCAGATAGATCAGGTCAACGCCACGGCCGAGGACCTGACGAGCGAGGAGGCCCAGCAGACGACCGAGGACCTTGACCGGGCGCTCGGGAACCTCCAGACGACGCTGGAGGTCATTCAGGTCGTTGATTCGGACAACGAGCGGTTGGAGGAGTCGCTGGAGGAGACCCGGCGGGCACGGGAGCTTCTCGCGGAGGTCCGGGACGCTCAGGAGGACGGAGCCGAGGCGCTTCAGGAGCGAGCCGGTACGGCCGAGTTGCAGGCCGCGCTCGACAGCATCTCCGCCGAAGCGGCGGCGCTTCCGCAGGACGTGCCCGCGCGGGTGCTCGTGAGCCCGCTGAGGCTCCAGGTAGACAACCTCTCGCCGTTCGAGCCGGACGCGGCCGGTTTCTACGCGCCGTCGGTGCTCGGGCTTCTCGTGCAGCACATCGCGCTCAGCCTGGCCTCGCTCGCGATCGTCCGGGAAAGGAGAAGCGGAGCGTACGAGTTCTTCGAGGTCTCGCCGCTTGGGGCGGGGGAGCTTTTGGCCGGGAAGTTCGTGACTTACCTCGCGCTCGTCGTCGTGGTGAACCTTGCGGTCGCGGGCGTTCTTGCGAGCGCGCTCGACGTGCCCCTTAGGGGCGGGGTGCCGATGCTTGCCGCGGTGATGGCGCTGCTCTCGGCGACCTCGATCGCGCTTGGCTTCGCGCTCTCCGTGGTCTCGCGCAGCATGCTTCAGGCGATACAGGTCGCGATGCTCGCGTTTATCGCGGGCGGGTTCTTCAGCGGCTTTCTGTTCCCGCTTGAGGAACTCGGCCAGCCCGCCTCGACGCTCTCCTACCTGTTGCCCGCGACGTACGGCATCCGGGCCTTTCAGGACGTAATGATCCGGGGCTCCTGGCCGAACACCGTGGACATAGTCGGGCTTGTGGTCATATTCGTCGTCTCGCTCGCCTTCGCCCGTGTCCTGATGAGGCGAGGGAAGGGGAACGGGTGA
- a CDS encoding lipoyl protein ligase domain-containing protein, giving the protein MKNAKVELLLPGTFSEPAHGYGFQRVVFNQVSRGIRPPTLVVTPSTRHVGVTKRDTHRPGFREAALSADDLGFPVLVRGAGGGATAADAGTFGFSLVEPVSQSNPQAAISARYTRASGLALGAFSRLGVRNVEVGEVRDEFCPGDNSLRIGSFTSGMKVCGIAQRVTRRATSVGGIVLVFGHEGLARVLEGVYGAMDFPFRPASVGSLERAGYAFEVEEVVRAFAEEGAERYGAQRVEPDGETLRRAREIGPESLVSFSR; this is encoded by the coding sequence GTGAAGAACGCAAAGGTCGAGCTGTTGCTGCCCGGGACGTTTTCTGAACCTGCACACGGCTACGGCTTTCAGCGGGTCGTCTTCAATCAGGTCTCCCGGGGCATCCGGCCGCCTACGCTCGTCGTAACGCCCTCGACCCGGCACGTCGGCGTCACCAAGCGCGACACTCACCGCCCGGGCTTTCGGGAGGCCGCGCTCTCGGCGGACGACCTCGGTTTTCCGGTCCTCGTGCGCGGAGCGGGCGGCGGCGCAACCGCCGCGGACGCAGGGACGTTCGGCTTCTCTCTTGTCGAGCCCGTCTCGCAAAGCAACCCGCAAGCGGCGATCTCCGCCCGCTACACGCGGGCCTCCGGGCTTGCGCTCGGGGCGTTCTCCCGGCTCGGTGTCCGGAACGTGGAGGTCGGCGAGGTGCGCGACGAGTTCTGTCCCGGCGACAACAGCCTCCGCATCGGCTCCTTCACGAGCGGCATGAAGGTCTGCGGCATCGCTCAGAGGGTGACGCGCCGGGCCACTAGTGTCGGGGGGATAGTCCTTGTCTTTGGTCACGAGGGGCTCGCACGCGTCCTCGAAGGTGTCTACGGTGCGATGGACTTCCCGTTCCGTCCCGCGAGCGTCGGCAGCCTCGAGCGCGCCGGTTACGCATTCGAGGTCGAGGAGGTCGTCCGGGCCTTTGCGGAGGAAGGTGCCGAGCGCTACGGCGCGCAGCGCGTCGAGCCGGACGGAGAAACGCTGCGGCGGGCCCGGGAGATCGGTCCCGAGTCCCTTGTTTCCTTTTCCCGCTAG